A genomic stretch from Gammaproteobacteria bacterium includes:
- a CDS encoding polysaccharide deacetylase family protein gives MARRPRLTDLLRWNIHRAAVLCALVALGGALFPGALPAWFLLLTALLVLVSADGMFRPGSSLFHPAVSHGDRTSRKVALSFDDGPDPEVTPQVLDVLKRHGARATFFVVGRALAAQPELGRRMAAEGHVLANHSWQHSFLQNFYMTGRHVQELTRCEEAIAAATGRRPLPLYRPPVGIKSGELGHALWKKGLTLVAWSVHSRDTLDADPGRMAQRVLKRIRGGDIVLLHDGHHLPGRHRGGCAEAVSIILEGLRERGLECVTLPELLGIGPEAESEPLPGRPEALT, from the coding sequence ATGGCACGCCGCCCCCGACTCACGGACCTCCTGCGCTGGAACATCCACCGCGCCGCAGTGCTGTGCGCGCTGGTGGCGCTCGGCGGGGCGCTGTTCCCCGGCGCGCTGCCGGCCTGGTTCCTGTTGCTGACGGCGCTGCTGGTGCTGGTGTCGGCGGACGGCATGTTCCGCCCGGGCTCGAGCCTCTTCCATCCGGCGGTAAGCCACGGCGACCGGACGAGCCGCAAGGTCGCGCTCAGCTTCGACGACGGCCCGGACCCGGAGGTGACGCCCCAGGTGCTGGACGTGCTCAAGCGCCACGGTGCCCGCGCCACCTTCTTCGTGGTGGGCCGCGCACTCGCCGCGCAGCCGGAGCTCGGCCGGCGCATGGCCGCGGAGGGTCACGTGCTCGCGAACCACTCCTGGCAGCATTCCTTCCTGCAGAACTTCTACATGACCGGCCGCCACGTGCAGGAGCTCACCCGCTGCGAAGAGGCCATCGCGGCGGCGACCGGGCGCCGGCCGCTGCCCCTGTACCGGCCGCCGGTAGGCATCAAGAGCGGCGAGCTCGGGCATGCGCTCTGGAAGAAGGGACTGACCCTGGTGGCCTGGTCGGTGCACAGCCGGGACACCCTGGACGCGGACCCTGGACGCATGGCGCAGCGGGTGCTGAAGCGGATCCGCGGCGGCGACATCGTGCTGCTGCACGACGGCCACCATCTGCCGGGCCGGCACCGCGGGGGATGCGCCGAGGCCGTGAGCATCATCCTGGAGGGCCTGCGGGAACGGGGCCTGGAGTGCGTCACGCTGCCGGAACTCCTCGGCATCGGCCCTGAAGCGGAGTCCGAGCCCTTGCCCGGGCGTCCAGAAGCGTTAACATAG
- a CDS encoding 4'-phosphopantetheinyl transferase superfamily protein: MAAIRVDIMLAEADTAGHGAREKTLLPRLRSEERARYHAFTATARRLSWLGGRALLLDALEAVLGEADPAALVTADEGGVRYLAADVHLNLSHSGEFFAVALAPLPVGVDLERCRPRAVAGQAARLFCAREAARLAELSGDTQLQAFYRLWTLKEAACKAAQLSVWDGLRHACFDMDAGRARLEGPFPPEEWHFLHVAFPSHWQLAAALRGASPEWRCRRRTPQDGWTELPLADAGFLQG, from the coding sequence GTGGCCGCCATCCGGGTCGACATCATGCTGGCGGAAGCGGACACCGCCGGCCATGGGGCGCGGGAGAAGACGCTCTTGCCGCGCCTGCGCTCCGAAGAACGGGCGCGTTACCACGCTTTCACCGCGACGGCCCGCCGCCTGAGCTGGCTCGGCGGCCGCGCACTGCTGCTGGATGCGCTGGAGGCGGTGCTGGGGGAAGCGGACCCGGCGGCGCTCGTCACCGCCGACGAAGGCGGGGTGCGCTACCTGGCCGCGGATGTGCACCTCAACCTCAGTCACAGCGGCGAGTTCTTCGCGGTAGCGCTGGCGCCGCTGCCGGTGGGCGTGGACCTGGAGCGCTGTCGCCCACGCGCAGTGGCCGGGCAGGCGGCGCGGCTGTTCTGCGCCCGGGAAGCGGCGCGGCTAGCTGAGCTCAGCGGAGACACGCAGCTTCAGGCGTTCTACCGGCTCTGGACTCTCAAGGAAGCCGCCTGCAAGGCCGCGCAGCTCTCGGTCTGGGACGGGCTGCGCCATGCCTGCTTCGACATGGACGCGGGCCGCGCGCGGCTGGAAGGCCCGTTCCCGCCGGAAGAATGGCACTTCCTGCACGTCGCGTTCCCGTCCCACTGGCAGCTGGCAGCGGCGCTACGCGGCGCCAGCCCGGAGTGGCGCTGCCGGCGCCGCACGCCGCAGGACGGCTGGACGGAACTGCCGCTCGCAGACGCGGGTTTCCTGCAGGGCTAG
- a CDS encoding acyl carrier protein, with protein sequence MLPQDVFKTLKDTLVEQFDLDPAKITPEARLYEDLDLDSIDAVDMVIKLQEMTGRKVSPEDFKGVRTVADVQRIIEQMLVPSQPSP encoded by the coding sequence ATGCTCCCACAGGACGTCTTCAAGACCCTCAAGGACACCCTTGTGGAGCAGTTCGACCTCGACCCCGCGAAGATCACCCCCGAGGCCCGCCTCTACGAGGACCTGGACCTGGACAGCATCGACGCCGTGGACATGGTCATCAAGCTGCAGGAGATGACCGGCCGCAAGGTCAGCCCCGAGGATTTCAAGGGCGTGCGCACCGTGGCCGACGTGCAGCGCATCATCGAGCAGATGCTGGTACCTTCCCAACCCAGCCCCTGA